Proteins from a single region of Columba livia isolate bColLiv1 breed racing homer unplaced genomic scaffold, bColLiv1.pat.W.v2 Scaffold_135, whole genome shotgun sequence:
- the LOC135577725 gene encoding olfactory receptor 14A16-like produces the protein MSNSSSITQFLLLPFTDTRELQLLHFWLFLGIYLAALLGNGLIITTIAWDQHLHTPMYFFLINLALLDLGCISTILPKSTANSLWDTRAISYTGCVAQLFLFVFSISTEYFLLTVMSYDRYVAICKPLHYGTLLGSRACVHMAAAAWATGFLSALLHTANTFSLPLCKGNALDQFFCEIPQILKLSCSHSYLRELGLIVVSACLVFMCFVFIVVSYVQILRAVLRIPSEQGRHKAFSTCLPHLAVVSLFISTGMFAYLKPPSISSPSLDLVVSVLYSVVPPAVNPLIYSMRNQELKESIRKVISWVFVYTDQHSITVHK, from the coding sequence atgtccaacagcagctccatcacccagttcctcctcctgccgttcacagacacacgggagctgcagctcttgcacttctggctcttcctgggcatctacctggctgccctcctgggcaacggcctcatcatcaccaccatagcctgggaccagcacctccacacccccatgtacttcttcctgatcaacctcgccctcctcgacctgggctgcatctccaccattctCCCCAAATCCACAGCCAACTCTCTatgggacaccagggccatctcctaTACAGGCTGTGTTGCGCAgctatttttgtttgtcttttccatttcaactgagtattttcttctcacagtCATGTCTTACGACCGctatgttgccatctgcaaacccctgcactacgggaccctcctgggcagcagagcttgtgtccacatggcagcagctgcctgggccactgggtttctcagtgctctgctgcacacggccaatacattttcactgcccctgtgcaagggcaatgccctggaccagttcttctgtgaaatcccccagatcctcaagctctcctgctcacactcctacctcagggaacttggccttattgtggtcagtgcctgtttagttttcatgtgttttgtgttcattgtggtgtcctatgtgcagatcttgagggccgtgctgaggatcccctctgagcagggacggcacaaagccttttccacctgcctccctcacctggccgtggtctccctgttcatcagcactggcatgtttgcctacctgaagcccccctccatctcttccccatccctggacctggtggtgtctgttctgtactcggtggtgcctccagcagtgaaccccctcatctacagcatgaggaaccaggagctcaaggagtCTATTAGAAAAGTGATTTCATGGGTGTTTGTCTATACTGATCAGCATTCCATCACTGTCCACAAATGA